A region of the Leptospira venezuelensis genome:
AACAAAGATGAGTTCCAGTTTGTAACGGTAGCTATCTGGGAAAATGAAGATGCTATTTCAAATGCGAAAAAGGAAGTATTGGCATCTTACCAAAAAGAAGGTTTTGATATGCCAGGCATGTTAGAAAGACTCGGGATCTCTATTGAAAGGGGAATTTTCGAAACTGCTCTGAATTGAGATGTATTGAACAAGGACGAATCAAGAAGGGAGAATTTCTCCCTTCTTCTGATAGAGCCGAAACTAGTTATTAATTTTATTTTTAATAGCCGGAACAGTTTGCAAATAAGCGAACATGGCTGCAAGATCTTCCTCAGTCATTCCTGCATACATTGTCCAAGGCATAATTGTTTGGAATTCTCCCTCTTTTATAGAGTGGGGTTTATATTTAGGAAGTTCCATACTCTTAAATCTTTTTACAAACCGAGCTTCCGTCCAGCTACCCAATCCTGTTTCTCGATCAGGAGTTAAATTTGCAGAAATAATTTTAGTTCCATTGCCTAATGGAAATTCAAAACCACCTGCTAGTTCCATTCCGGCAATTGGTTTTCCTTTATCTTGCTTTGTATGACACTCGGTGCAAGCAGCAGCAACAAATAGATACTTCCCATAAGCAACCTTGTCCGTTTTATCAGGAAGTTTACCGAATTTTGCAGGACTAGGAATTGTTCTTAAGATCAAGTTAAACGGAAAATCAGGGTTAGAGCTAGGATTTTTCTTTTCTATAGGTTTCAAACTTCTTAAATAGGAAACGATAGAAATAAGATCTTCTTTATCCATTTGCCCATATGCGGGGTGAGGCATAACTGGAAATAACGCATTTCCTTCTTTATTGATCCCACTGGAAATCGCTCTTAAAACTTCTCCGTCAGTCCATTTTCCTAATGCACTTGGAGTAATATTTGGTGCGACGAAAGAGCCAGGAAAACCAAGCTTTTGATCAAAAACTTCTCCGCCTTCTCCCAATGTTTCCGGTATCAATGGACCGGAAAATTTTGACCATTCTCGGATAGAATGGCAATCCATACAGGCGGATACGTGATTGGCGAGATACTGCCCTCTTTGTATTCTTTTTGGATCGTTGCCAGCTGAAATTTCAGGAGCAGGTTCTGCATTTGGAAATTTTAAATATAAAAGTCCAATCCCGAAAACCGGTATTAGGATAATCAATATTCCAATAAGCTTGAAAATTTTCTTCATTCACAATTCCTTTTATCTTTCTATTTTTTCTAATCAATCAACATAGATTTATGATACTGATATGATTACTTTACCAGCAGCATGGCCTTGTTCAACGTACTGGATAGCTTTTGGAACTTCTTCCAATTTGTATCGCTTATCAATAACCGATTTTATCTTACCCGATCTCATTAGTTCAGATAAAAAAATAAGATCCTTTTGATTCGGCTCAGAAGAAGCAGCGATAATCTTTTGGCTGCCTCTTAAGGAGATGAAAGGCCCCAAAAGTAAGGCTTGGAATAACTGAGCGGAGCCTCCCCCAGCCATTACATATCTCCCTTTTGGAATTAAAGCACTCTTGTAATCTGAAAGAGAACGATAACCATTCACGCCAACTATTAGGTCGTATTTTTTTCCGTTTTGAATGAAGTCTTCCTTGGTATAGTCAATTACCTGATCGGCTCCAAGTGACATTGCCTGAGCAATTTTAGAAGTGCTACAAACAGCAGTAACATGTGCTCCGAAATACTTTGCGAGCTGTATCGCAAATGTTCCGACACCTCCTGATGCTCCATTTATCAGAACTTTTTGCCCCTCTTCTATCTTACCGAAATCTCTTAAAGAATGTAAAGCGGTCATTCCGGCCAAAGGTAAAGCAGCTATCTCTTCGAAAGATATATTAGAAGGTTTTAAAACAAATTCATCTTCTCTACCACATTTATATTCAGCGAATGCACCGAATCCACTTGCAAAAACATCTCCAAACACTTCGTCACCCGGACGGAACTTAGTTACATTCTCTCCGACCGCTTCCACAGTTCCGGCAACATCGGCACCCAATACTGAAATTTTTTTAGGTTTAAAAAGACCCGCGTAAAAGCGAACTAAAAAAGGATCTGCCTTCATCATACGCCAATCTGCAGCATTCACAGAAGCTGCTTTGACTCTTACAAGGACCTCATTATCCTTTGGAGTAGGTTTTTGAACTTCTTTATATTGAAGCACATCAGAAGAGCCATACTTCTCGTATACAATTGCTTTCATTCGTAGATCCCTGTTTCTAAAAATTCAGAAGCAGTGGTCAAGAAATAAAGGAGAGATGATTTAGTTTTATTCTAAGTTATAAAATAATTTCGTAATAAATTATAGGGACATTAGGAATAAATCCTTGCTCTACTTTAAATACTTAGCAGGGAAAATCTGCTTCTCCTGGCGGAGTTTTTTCGATTTGAAAATCCAAATCAATTATTTGTTCACCAAGGAAATAGTAGGAGGAAGGCCAATTGTAAAAAACTTTTATTTGTTTAAGATTTTCTGCGGACTTTTTTTCACCGGCAGATGCTTTTATTCTTATAGAATGTCCTTCTGGCAAATCGATTTTTTTTTGAATGTATCCTCGCCTTCCTTTATCGTAATCGAATATCATAAATGTAAACTCGTTTACTCCTGATGGCATAGGGATTTGATATTCACAGCCAAATAAAAATTCCTCCCTTCTAAAACTAGTAAAAAATTGCCAAACTATGTTTTTATCAAGTCCATCGTTTTTATTTCTAAAGTATTCTTGGGAAGGATTTACTGGATATGAAAGGCCTTTTGCCCAGCCTGTCGCATCAGAATCCTTTGATCGTACGTAAAAAAAGAAGGAGCGACTATTTTTATTAATTTGGCTTTGATCAGCTAAAGTGGATTTAGCATAATCCTCTATCTTAAGAATTAAAAATGTATTTTTTTGATTTTTTATAGGAAAGCTTCTTCCTGGTCCAGTAAACCCTGCAGCGGGCGAACAATTATCCAGAATAATTAAAAGCAGAATATTAATCAAAAAACAATACTTAGTCACTTTATCCTCCCCGAATTTATACATTTGGGATATTCAAACTCAACACGATCTCTATATTTGTTTAAAGAACATTATATTAAAATATTATATAATTTGATAGTATATATTGTAAAAACATAAAAATCAGTAGCCACTTTATTTAATTACTAAAAACTGAATACTTATGCTTACGTATAATTTACTAAGATTCCTTCTAATCATATTTTTGATGTTGTCAAATTGCATTGCTTTAGATACGTTAGGTCTATCTTATGATAGAATCAAAGGTGACGAAGTTGCCTCAAAGTTGGCGGATGCTGCAATAACGACTGACTTAGTTAATTCTACTATACTCATTGGCCAACCGACGATATCAATAACTGCAATTTTCTCTTCTGTCATTGCAGGCATTGATGTGAAAAAGTATTACAAAAAATCAGAAGTCGATGACTGTATTAATGACATTCGCGGTTTTAAGGGTTTTCTATTAGGATCTACAATAACGGTAGCAACTTCCTGTAAACTTTCTCCCGATGGGCCTTTGCTGTAAGTATATCAATCTAGTGATATATGTAAGCCGGGATCAAATATATTATTGCACAAAGCAGAGTATCTTAGCCAGACAATAGCGTATTGAAAATTAGCTAAACTATTCAAATTTACATAGATTAATTTCTTCAGAAA
Encoded here:
- a CDS encoding antibiotic biosynthesis monooxygenase family protein, coding for MQKVLIDTFIVPKKAEEEFFIRVKVNRNLIKTLPGFIQDSAYIREINKDEFQFVTVAIWENEDAISNAKKEVLASYQKEGFDMPGMLERLGISIERGIFETALN
- a CDS encoding NAD(P)-dependent alcohol dehydrogenase — translated: MKAIVYEKYGSSDVLQYKEVQKPTPKDNEVLVRVKAASVNAADWRMMKADPFLVRFYAGLFKPKKISVLGADVAGTVEAVGENVTKFRPGDEVFGDVFASGFGAFAEYKCGREDEFVLKPSNISFEEIAALPLAGMTALHSLRDFGKIEEGQKVLINGASGGVGTFAIQLAKYFGAHVTAVCSTSKIAQAMSLGADQVIDYTKEDFIQNGKKYDLIVGVNGYRSLSDYKSALIPKGRYVMAGGGSAQLFQALLLGPFISLRGSQKIIAASSEPNQKDLIFLSELMRSGKIKSVIDKRYKLEEVPKAIQYVEQGHAAGKVIISVS
- a CDS encoding TIGR04452 family lipoprotein, translated to MLTYNLLRFLLIIFLMLSNCIALDTLGLSYDRIKGDEVASKLADAAITTDLVNSTILIGQPTISITAIFSSVIAGIDVKKYYKKSEVDDCINDIRGFKGFLLGSTITVATSCKLSPDGPLL
- a CDS encoding cytochrome c; amino-acid sequence: MKKIFKLIGILIILIPVFGIGLLYLKFPNAEPAPEISAGNDPKRIQRGQYLANHVSACMDCHSIREWSKFSGPLIPETLGEGGEVFDQKLGFPGSFVAPNITPSALGKWTDGEVLRAISSGINKEGNALFPVMPHPAYGQMDKEDLISIVSYLRSLKPIEKKNPSSNPDFPFNLILRTIPSPAKFGKLPDKTDKVAYGKYLFVAAACTECHTKQDKGKPIAGMELAGGFEFPLGNGTKIISANLTPDRETGLGSWTEARFVKRFKSMELPKYKPHSIKEGEFQTIMPWTMYAGMTEEDLAAMFAYLQTVPAIKNKINN